One window of Delphinus delphis chromosome 12, mDelDel1.2, whole genome shotgun sequence genomic DNA carries:
- the LRRTM1 gene encoding leucine-rich repeat transmembrane neuronal protein 1, with protein MDFLLLGLCLYWLLRRPSGVVLCLLGACFQMLPAAPSGCPQLCRCEGRLLYCEALNLTEAPHNLSGLLGLSLRYNSLSELRAGQFTGLMQLTWLYLDHNHICSVQGDAFQKLRRVKELTLSSNQITQLANTTFRPMPNLRSVDLSYNKLQALAPDLFHGLRKLTTLHMRANAIQFVPVRIFQDCRSLKFLDIGYNQLKSLARNSFAGLFKLTELHLEHNDLVKVNFAHFPRLISLHSLCLRRNKVAIVVSSLDWVWNLEKMDLSGNEIEYMEPHVFETVPHLQSLQLDSNRLTYIEPRILNSWKSLTSVTLAGNLWDCGRNVCALASWLSNFQGRYDGNLQCASPEYAQGEDVLDAVYAFHLCEEGAEPTSGHLLSAVTNRSDLGSPAGPATTLADGREGQPDSTPELATVALPGGEHAENAVQIHKVVTGTMALIFSFLIVVLVLYVSWKCFPASLRQLRQCFVTQRRKQKQKQTMHQMAAMSAQEYYVDYKPNHIEGALVIINEYGSCTCHQQPARECEV; from the coding sequence ATGGATTTCCTGCTGCTCGGTCTCTGTCTATACTGGCTGCTGAGGAGGCCCTCGGGGGTGGTCTTGTGTTTGCTGGGGGCCTGCTTTCAGATGCTGCCCGCCGCCCCCAGCGGGTGCCCGCAGCTGTGCCGGTGCGAGGGGCGGCTGCTGTACTGCGAGGCGCTCAACCTCACCGAGGCGCCCCACAACCTGTCCGGCCTGCTGGGCTTGTCCCTGCGCTACAACAGCCTCTCGGAGCTGCGCGCCGGCCAGTTCACGGGGTTAATGCAGCTCACGTGGCTCTATCTGGATCACAATCACATCTGCTCGGTGCAGGGGGACGCCTTTCAGAAACTGCGCCGAGTTAAGGAACTCACACTGAGTTCCAACCAGATCACCCAACTGGCCAACACCACCTTCCGGCCCATGCCCAACCTGCGCAGCGTGGACCTCTCGTACAACAAGCTGCAGGCGCTCGCGCCCGATCTCTTCCACGGGCTGCGGAAGCTCACCACGCTGCACATGCGGGCCAACGCCATCCAGTTCGTGCCCGTGCGCATCTTCCAGGACTGCCGCAGCCTCAAGTTTCTCGACATCGGATACAATCAGCTCAAGAGTCTGGCGCGCAACTCTTTCGCCGGCTTGTTCAAGCTCACCGAGCTGCACCTGGAGCACAACGACTTGGTCAAGGTGAACTTTGCCCACTTCCCCCGCCTCATCTCCCTGCACTCGCTCTGCCTGAGGAGGAACAAGGTGGCCATTGTGGTCAGCTCGCTGGACTGGGTATGGAACCTGGAGAAAATGGACCTGTCGGGCAACGAGATCGAGTACATGGAGCCCCATGTGTTCGAGACCGTGCCACACCTCCAGTCCCTGCAGCTGGACTCCAACCGTCTCACCTACATCGAGCCCCGTATCCTCAACTCCTGGAAGTCGCTGACGAGCGTCACCCTGGCCGGGAACCTCTGGGACTGTGGGCGCAACGTGTGCGCCCTGGCTTCGTGGCTCAGCAACTTCCAGGGGCGCTACGATGGCAACTTGCAGTGCGCCAGCCCCGAGTACGCACAGGGCGAGGACGTCCTGGACGCAGTGTACGCTTTCCACCTGTGTGAGGAGGGGGCCGAGCCCACCAGCGGCCACCTGCTCTCCGCCGTCACCAACCGCAGCGACCTGGGATCCCCCGCCGGCCCGGCCACCACTCTCGCTGATGGCAGGGAGGGGCAGCCCGACAGCACGCCTGAGCTGGCTACCGTGGCCCTCCCCGGCGGCGAACACGCCGAGAACGCTGTGCAGATTCACAAGGTGGTCACCGGTACCATGGccctcattttctccttcctcatcgTGGTCCTGGTGCTCTATGTCTCTTGGAAGTGCTTCCCAGCCAGTCTCAGGCAGCTCAGACAGTGCTTTGTGACGCAGCGCAGGAAGCAAAAGCAGAAACAGACCATGCATCAGATGGCTGCCATGTCTGCCCAGGAATACTACGTTGATTACAAACCGAACCACATTGAGGGAGCCCTGGTCATCATCAACGAGTATGGCTCGTGTACCTGCCACCAGCAGCCCGCCAGGGAATGCGAGGTGTGA